GCTTTGAGTGGTAGCGTAATATTATAGCGTTTATTCGCCTTTTTTATCTCCCTTTTCAGAGTGTCGTCTATCCAAGGATATTCTATATAATAATAGACTGAAACGCCCGAATTTGCCGTTTTTTTTTCTGTTTCATACAAATGCTCCAGCATCTTTGCGGTGGAGGTTTTTTGGCAAAACATATCTATTATATGATATTCGTTTTTGTATTTTCCAACCAAAGCCGTCGCCTTGTAGTCCCCGTTTTTCTTATAGGAAGGGTCGGTGTAGGAAACAAGAAATTTATACTTTTTAAGCGGTTGAATTTTGCCATATTTCAGCTCCTTGAATACTTTTCCAAGATTGATAGGATTGTTAAAATATTCGCCTTGCACCGCTTGGGCTGAAATCTTAGACAACACACGGTCGATATGTTCCTCGCTGTTTTTCGCTGCCCAAGTAGATTTGCCGTTTTCATCTCTAATATTGATAATATCGGCGTGGTCTGCCATTTCTATGGCTTTTTTGATGCAGCAATAGTCAGCAATGATGTTTCCGTTGAACAATACCGTTAAAGGCTCAGAAACCGAGCGTGTCGCATACAACGCCTTTTCAAACCACGCCCATTTTTTATCTACGGTATCGGGGTTTCGGCAGTCTTCGTCCGTGTCGAAGTCGTCCACGATAATTGCATCGGGGCGTATATCCTCATTTCTCGCTCCACGGGGTGCATTACCCGCACCAACGGCGATGAACATTGCTCCCTTTTTGATTGTGAATTGGTCTTCTCGCCAGTGTCCGTGGTTCTGCTGCACACCATAATCGTGGATAATTCTGCTGTTGTTTTCAAAAGCACTTTTAAAAGGTTTTAAAAGGCGAACGGCAGATTCATTGGTCGCTGATGCGATGATGATAAACTTCTTTTTCCCCGTGAGGGCTAAATAGGTAAACTCCATCATGGCTCTTGCCGACTTGGCAAGTTCCCGCGACCACGCACGCACTTCGTACCACTCCATGTTTTCTGTGATACGCTTGGTACTGGCTTTGTGAAATTCCGCAGGTTCGCATTTGTAATACTTATGGAAATAGTATTTGAACCACTCTTCGGGATTGGCTTCTAAGCGTTTTTTTCGCCTCTCGATGTCGCTGGCGGTTTCGGATAAGTCCACGCTGGCTTTTTGGCGAAGATTGGTATAGTACTGTTGCCAAAATTCTAATGCTTTTCTATCCTCAGGAGTCAATCTTTTGGTCATCAACATAGCGTTAGAGTTTTGATTTTATAAAAGTGTCCGTATAGTCGGCCAACAGCTGGGCATCTTCGAGGTTCTCGGCTCTCACAAAGTCTAAAAACTGAGTGAGGGCATTGATAATCTCGGGGAGTAGTGCCTTTGTTTCTAAATCCTTAATATTTTTAATGAGTTGGTTTCGTATTTGGGCGGTCTTGAAGTCAGCGAAACGAAAGCCCTCGTCTTGCTTTTTTATAAAAGCGTTGAGTTCTGCCAGCTCGTCTTGCATTTGCACGAGTTGCTCTTGTCGGGTAAGTAAAATATTACGCTTTAAGCCCTCCCATTTTTCCGATTTTATCCATTCAGTTAATGTATTAGCCGAAACGCCGACACGCTCGGCGAGGTCTTTTATAGTGATGTTCTTTTCTTGTAGAAACAAGATTTTAGCGTATTCCTTTTTTTGCTCTCTTTCCTTGTTAGAGAGCCTCCCTTTCTTTGCCATAGCTATTAGTTTTATGGCAAAATTCCTCTATTAAAGGTATTTTCTAAAACTGTTGATTTATGATACCCTAATTTTTAGGGTATGATACCCTGAATTTAACAGTACCATAAAACGCCAGCTTTTCAGAGCCTTTTTCTTACTCCAATTTTGCCCCGAAAACCAAAAGAAACAGGCAGATGAAATTCATACTAAATGACGAAACGAAAATCAACTCCAAAGGTTTTAGAGTGCTTAATAGTGGTATCAGCCTATCGAGGTTCTTGGATAACCCTGTGTGCCTAAATAACCACTCGAATAATACCAAAGATGTTCTAGGAACTTGGGGAAATGTAAGCATAGACGGTAATTTTCTAACCGCCTCGCCTGAATTTGACACCGAAGACCCCGACGGAAAAGAGGTTGTGAGGAAAGTAAATGCAGGGAAAATCAAAGCCTGCTCCATAGGCATTTTTATTGAGCCTAACGGTATGGAATTGATTAACGACGAATTAGTCGTTACTAAATGTGAGCTTTTCGAGGCTTCCATTGTGGCAGTTCCTTCCAATGCTAATGCCATCGCCTTGTATAATGAGCATGGCGAAATCTTATCGGATGAAGAAATTACAAGTCTTTGTTTAAGTGCAAAAAATCAACAATCAAAACTAAATACAATGAAACAAGTAATAGCCTATCTGCAATTAGATGCAAATGCAGATGAAACGGCAATCATTGGTGCCGTGAAAGCAATTGAGGCAAAACTAACCGCCTCGAAAAACGAAAACGAAACGCTAAAAGCCGAAAACGAAACGCTAAAAACGGCTGAGCAAAATCGACTAAAAGCCCTTTTAACCGCAGAGGTAGAGCAAGCGGTAAAGGACGGCAGGCTGGACGAGGCAGGCAAAGCTCCGATTCTGGCACTGGCACACGACTCGGCGATGGCTTTACTTAAAGCGTTGCCCAAGAGAAAATCGGTATCAGAACAATTAAAAGGCGATGAGGAAAAACTCGCTGCATTTGACAAAATGAGTTGGGACGAGCTAGACAAAGGCAATCACTTGGCTACACTCAAAGCCCAATATCCCGACTATTTTGAGGAACGAAAAAGAAAACAGTTCCCTAAAAACTAAAAACAATAACCATTAAAACAAATAACCATGGGACTAGAAAAAGAAATTTGGAAAAAGACCATCGAGGAAAAGCTATTGCAAGACAACTCATTCCTCAATCACATCTCCGATGTTTCGGAGGATAATATTGTAAACGGGAAAATAGTACATATACCACAAGCTGGGGAGCCTTCTAAAGTGGTAAAAAATAGAACCATATTTCCTGCCGAAGTAAAGAGGCGAAATGATGGCGAAGTTCTCTACAAAATAGATGAGTACTCTACCGACCCTGTGTATATCTCCAACGCAGAAACAGTGGAATTAAGCTATGATAAAAGGAGGTCAGTCTTAGATAGAGATGTTGAAAACCTCTCAGAAGATGTTGCAGAAGGTATGTTGATGAATATGGTGGTATCCCCTATTGGAGACAATAAAACCCTCCCACAAAAAAATATTTTAGAAACCACAGGTGCAGCGACCTCTGTATTATTAGAGGGAGCGACTGGTAATCGTAAAAAGTGGACAATTTTAGATTTGCAAAAAATGCAAAATCTAATGCGAACA
This Riemerella anatipestifer DNA region includes the following protein-coding sequences:
- a CDS encoding transposase produces the protein MAKKGRLSNKEREQKKEYAKILFLQEKNITIKDLAERVGVSANTLTEWIKSEKWEGLKRNILLTRQEQLVQMQDELAELNAFIKKQDEGFRFADFKTAQIRNQLIKNIKDLETKALLPEIINALTQFLDFVRAENLEDAQLLADYTDTFIKSKL
- a CDS encoding HK97 family phage prohead protease; this translates as MKFILNDETKINSKGFRVLNSGISLSRFLDNPVCLNNHSNNTKDVLGTWGNVSIDGNFLTASPEFDTEDPDGKEVVRKVNAGKIKACSIGIFIEPNGMELINDELVVTKCELFEASIVAVPSNANAIALYNEHGEILSDEEITSLCLSAKNQQSKLNTMKQVIAYLQLDANADETAIIGAVKAIEAKLTASKNENETLKAENETLKTAEQNRLKALLTAEVEQAVKDGRLDEAGKAPILALAHDSAMALLKALPKRKSVSEQLKGDEEKLAAFDKMSWDELDKGNHLATLKAQYPDYFEERKRKQFPKN